The window AATTGAATTTTCGTTAATTAATTCTTTGTTCATATTTTCAATAACTCATTGTTTTTGTAAACGTTTGGTGTTTGTGGATTTAACATAAATATTGTTATTATTATCAATTGCCATTTGAATACAGCATTTAGTATTAGTTGCGAATGGGTCAAGGTGAATTCTTCGTGGATCAGTTTTATATTTGAAATTTCCTTTATGAATTTCTTTAATAAATGTTTCATCGATTTGGATTTTACCAGATAATTTTTTAAATTTTAATTGGGTATTTTCTAATTGTTTTGATTTCATTAATTTTTGACGATTATATCAAGCAGTTTTTAATGTAGTTTTAATAAAACGAGAAATTGTTTTACTAGATTGCCCCAGCAATGAAATTTGAATCAATAAATTTCATTGTTCATAATTTAAATGACTTCAATAAATAAAATGATTACGAAAAGCGTCAAAACTTGCACGGCAATTTTTACATAAATATTTTTGTTTTCCTTCTGAATTATGTCCATTTTTAACGCAATGGTAAGATTCACATTTAGGGCATTTAATACCTTGCGCTCTAAATTTTTGATCAATTTCATTTAAACGTTTTTGTTTTTTTATTAATTCTGCTTGTTGTTTGACTTTTTCATAAAATTCTAAAAATTGATCATCTGTTAAAGTATTTACTAGTTCTTGAATTATTTTTTCCATAATTATTATCCACCTCTATCATATTAAAAATATACCTAAAATTAAGTATATTCAATAAATATCAAGAGTTTTCGACAAAATTAAAAATTTTTTACAACAAAAATCATACATAAGAAATATATACTTAATTTGAATATTGAAATAATTTATAGTAAATGATTATTTTTTCTTTTTTAAAAAATACCTAAGAAAACTAAACGCGACCTGTTAAGTAAATTTGCTTGACATATACATATATTAACGATATTATTAATTATGGTTTAAAAAGATAACTAAACCAATAATAGTGAGAGGAGTACTTATATTTTATGGTTAAATTAAGACTAAAAAGGATGGGGAAAACTAAACAACCTTTTTATCGTATTGTTGCTATTGATTCTCGTATTAAAAGAGATGGTGAATATATTGAATTAATTGGAACATATGATTCTTTAAATGATTCGTTAAAAATTAATAAAGAATTAGCTTTAAAGTGATTAACCGTTGGTGCTCAACCAACTGAAACAGTTCGTAGTTTATTTGCAAAAGAAAAAATTATGCAGGCATTTCATGAATTGCGACAAAAAAATAAACCAAAGAAATCATCAACAGAGAAAAAAGTGATTAAAAAAGAAGTTTTAGCTAAGGAAGTTAAAAAACAAAGTCAGTAATGATAAAAGTAGTAATTCTAAATCAACAGTTAAAGTTTCAAAAGAAGTAAAGGTTATTGATGAAAAAAATTCGAGAGAATAAATGGAGTTAGCTAATGATGAATTACATTAATACTGTTAAAATATTAATTAGTCCAATTGTTAAAGATATTAATAATATTCAAATTAGAATGTTAAATGAAAATGACAATAAATTAGAAATTCTTATTATGACTAGTGATAGTGATTTGGCAAGATTAATCGGTAAAAAAGGATTAATTATTGATTCGATTCGTCGTTTAGTTAATGTTAAGGCATCAAGAGAACAAAAAAGAATTAAAGTATCTTTAGAGGCTTTTAACGAATAATGAAGTTTGTTAAAATTGGTAAAGTTATTAATACTCATGCTTTAAAGGGCGAAGTAAAGATTAGATGTTTAATGCCTAAATATGAGCGATTCTTTGATGCTAATCATGATATATATTTTTATGATTCTAATAATTATACTTATGAAATATTAACGGTTGTTAGTTCTAGAAGTCATAAAGGTGATCTTTTAGTTAAATTTAAAAATTATGATTATATTAACGACATTTTATTTTTAAAGACTCAAGATTTATTTCAACTTAGTAATAATCCTCATTTAGTAAATGATGATGAAGTTGAAAACTATATTGGATTACAAGTTATCAATGTTGATGATAATTCACTTATTGGTGAAGTGATTGATTACTTTATTACTAAAGCGCATGGTGTTTTTGTTATTCAAACAGTTATTGGTGAACAAAAAATGTTGGCCGATGTTTCACAGTTTATTATGAATATTCTTTGAGAACAAAATACTGTTTATGTTAAGTTAATTAATAATTGATAAATTATAAAGGAGACAAGAAATTAATGACAACAATTCAAATTATCACTTTATTTCCCGAACTCTTTGTTAGTTTTATTAATACATCAATTATTAAGAATGCTGTTAAGAAAGAAAAAGTAAAGTTTAATATCATTAATCTTCGTGATTTTGCTATTGATAAGCATCAACAAGTTGATGCTTATCAATATGGTGGTGGTAATGGCATGGTATTAATGGTGCCAATTGTAGTTGCAGCGATAAATTATGCTCGTGAGCAAATCCCTAATAGTCAAGTGATTTTATTATCGCCACAAGGAAAAACATTTAAGCAGGATATTGCTAGTGAAATGGCTAATAGTAATAATTCATTAATTTTAGTTTGTGGTCATTATGAAGGTTTTGATGAAAGAATTAGAGATTTTGTTGATATGGAAATATCTATTGGTGATTATGTTCTTAGTGCTGGTGAAATTGCCAGTATGGTTATAAGTGATGCTGTTATTCGCTTATTACCGGGTGTTATTCAAGAAGCATCACATCAAAATGATTCATTTACTAGTAAGTATTTAGATTATCCTGTATTTACTAAACCATTAGTTTTTAATAATCAGCAAGTTCCTGATGTCTTATTATCAGGTCATCATAAAAATATTGATATTTGAAGAAAACAACAAGCGTTTTATAATACATATAAAAAGCGACCAGATTTAATTGATTTAAATCAATTAACACCACAAGAGCAAATTTGAATTTCTGAATTAGAAAAAGATAAAAAATAAATAATAATGGAGGGAGTAATTGTTATGAATATGCAATTAGATCGACAAATCACTGAACAACAACTTCGTACTGATATTCCAAAATTTAAATCTGGCGATACAGTAAGTGTTGCTGTTGAAATTAATGAAGGTAACAAAAAACGAACACAAGTTTTTACTGGTTTAGTTTTAAAGCGTCAAGGGTCAGATATTAGTTCTAGTTTTACGGTAAGAAAACTTACTGGTAGTACTAGTGTTGAAAGAACTTTCCCTTTACATTCACCGCTAATAAATAAGATTGAAGTTTTAAAAATTGGTCGTGTTAGAAGAGCGAAGTTATACTATATGCGTGATCGTATTGGTAAAGCTGCCAGAATTAAAGAAGTAGTTAGTTCTAATAAGAAAAATAAGGCATAATAATTAATAAAGGTAGAATTTGCCTTTATTTTTCAATTAAGGAGACATATTAATGGAAAAGTTAAATATTAATTGATTTCCAGGTCATATGGCAAAAGCTATTCGCTTGATGAAAGAAAAATTAGCATTAGTTGATTTAGTAATTGAACTTCGCGATGCGCGAGCCATTAACTCTAGTATTAATCCAATTATTCAAGAATTGTTTAAAAATAAACCACGAATTATTATTTTGAATAAAAAAGATTTAAGTGATATGAAAGTAAATCAAGAATGAATGGCATTTTTAAAAAAAGACCCGTTAGTTAAAGTAGTATTAACTAATTTATTAGTTGATCAGCCCAAAAATGAAATTATTTTATTAATTAATCAATTATTGAAAGATAAAATTAATCATCAAAAATCTCGTGGCATTCCAAATTGACAAATTAAGGTGATGATTATTGGGATTCCTAATGTCGGCAAATCACGGTTAATTAATAATTTAGTTAAAAGAAAAGTAAGTAATGTTGCTAATCAACCAGGAGTTACGAGAGGGATTCAATGAGTCAAGTTAGCACAAAATATTCATTTACTAGACACGCCGGGAATTTTATGGCCTAAACTTGATGATCCACTAGTGGCAACGCATCTGTCATTAATTGGAGCTATTAAAGAGCAATTATTACCATTTATTGATATTAGTTATTATGCATTTAATTTTTTAGCCAAGCATTATCCTCATATTTTAAAGGAACATTATGCCCTTATTATTCAGTGAAAACAAGATATGCAAGCTAAAGAAATGGATTGTTATTTTTTGCAAATGGCGAAAGCAAATAATGTATTAGGTTCTTCTGAACAACAAATTATTCAAATGATAACAAATTTTTATTATGCTTTTACAAAAGGAACAATTAAAAATATTTCTTGAGAAAGACCAAAATAATAATGGGAACGTATGAAAATAAATATTGACATTATAATTTTGTTCTTGGGTTGCATCCGCTATTTTAATTTTTAAAGATTAAAAAGAAAGTAAATTAAGAGAAAAACTTAATAAAGATGTTCATTCATTAATTAAAAATGTGAAAAAATTCTTTGTAAATTTGAATTAGAAGTAAAAATTGTTGAAATGAAATTAAAATTAAAAGAATTAGCAAAAGATAAAAATAAAGAAAAATGATAAATAATAAAATTTCAATTTAAATTGAGGTTTTATTACTTTTTAAATTTTATCAAAAATTAACTGAAATAGGACGCGTAAAGTTTTGTTAGGTGGAAAAATATTTGATTAATTTTGAAAGAAAAGTAACTACAATTTAATTATCGTTTTATTTAAAAAATAAGTAATAAAACAAAATATTTAATATTAACAAACATAATCTTAATAAAAAGGTTATAAAAACTAAGTAAAATGCTTATAAAAACAACATTAAAATATTTTTTACAACAAAAATCATACATAAGAAATATATACTTAATTTGAATATTGAAATAATTTATAGTAAAAAAAATGATGAGCCTGTCCAAAATTCTGTGTCTCGATAATTCATTCTGAATTATACTTAAAAGAAGGAGAACAGAAAATGACAAAAAAAATAAAAAAAGAACCTGACGCAATTGATAAAGTTGTTGATTATTTTTTAGAAAATATTGATAATCCACAAGATTTATTTAAAGGCAATACTATTTTTCAGGAATTTACCAAAAAATTAACTGAACGAATGTTAAATGCGGAAATTAAAGATTATCTTGAAACTGATGAGAATCATAATAAAAGAAATGGCAACACACAAAAAACCATTATTACTAAAAATGGTTCAATCGCAATTGATGTACCAAGAGATCGAAATAGTACTTTTGAACCAGTAATTATTCCGAAAAGACAAAGAAGATTTGATAACTTTGATCAAAAAGTAATTTCTTTATATGCAAGAGGAATGACAATTTCTGATATCAAAGCACAATTGCAAGAATTCTATCACGGAGCAGAAATTTCAGAAAGTTTAATTAGTCAAATAACTGATGATGTTATTGAAGAAGTTAAAATGTGACAAACTAAACCTTTAGAGAAGATTTATCCGATTGTTTATTTTGATTGTATTGTTGTTAAAGTAAAGCAAGATAAACGAATAATAAATAAAGCAGTTTATCTTGCCTTAGGAATTAATTTAGATGGTTTAAAAGATATTTTAGGAATGTGAATTAGTGAGAATGAGGGAGCCAAATTTTGACTTAATAATCTTACGGAAATGAAAAATCGTGGGTTACAAGATATTCTTGTTGCTTGTAGTGATAATTTAAACTGGGATGTTTGATGCAATAGAAGCTGTTTTCCCAAAAATACAGCATCAATTATGCATTGTTCATCAAATTCGCAATAGTTTAAAATTTGTTCCTTACAAAGATCGCAAACTTGTAGCTAATAGACTTCTTGCAAAATTAATTTAAAATATAATTGAATTGTTGTTTTTAATAAAAAGGTGGAATTTAAATGAAATTTAAAAAAAATAATCAAATAAGTGATAAAAATTTTTTAAGATTAACTGGTATTAAACATACTACTTTTAATAAAATGCTAGAAATTTTAAAAATAGAAGAATTAAAAAAGAGATTTCGTCGCGGAAGAACCAATAAATTATCATTAGAAAATCGTATTTTAATGACTTTAGAATATTGAAGAGAATATAGAACTTATTTTCATATTGCAAAAAGTTATGATATTAGTGAAAGTAGTTGTTATAGAAATATCAAATGAATTGAAGACACTTTAATAAAACACCCTAATTTTCAACAACTTACTGGTCAAAAATCACTATTAAAAGATTATTTCAAAGATAAGACTGTTATAATTGATGTAACTGAAAGCCAAATCCAACGCCCAAAAAAGACAAAAACAGCACTACTCAGGAAAAAAGAAAAAACACACAATAAAAACACAAGTTATAATTGAAAAAGATAGTAAAAAAATTATTAGTTCTGATTTTTCTTATGGTAAAAACCATGACTTTAAAATTTTAAAAGATTCAAAAATTAAATTTTTACCAGAAACAACTGTTTTAGTGGATTTAGGTTATCAAGGCATACAAAAAATTAATCATAATGTTTTAATTCCTAAAAGAAAATCAAAGAAAAACCCTTTAAATAAAGAAGAAAAGCAAAATAATGAGCGAATTTCAAAAATGAGAATTGTTATTGAAAATGTTTTTGCTATACTTAAAAAATTTAAAATTATTAGTGAAAAATATCGAAATCGTAGAAAAAGATTTGCTTTAAGATTTAATTTAATAGCTTCAATTTATAATTTACAACTATTAGTTTAAATATATTTGATAATTTAAAATTTCAGTCTTTTTTTATTGTAAATAATAATTTTTATTATGTTTTAATGACAAAATATTTGTAAAAATAATCTAAAAATTATTTTAATAACACTTTTATATTTATTTTAAATT is drawn from Spiroplasma endosymbiont of Clivina fossor and contains these coding sequences:
- a CDS encoding IS1/IS1595 family N-terminal zinc-binding domain-containing protein, which produces MEKIIQELVNTLTDDQFLEFYEKVKQQAELIKKQKRLNEIDQKFRAQGIKCPKCESYHCVKNGHNSEGKQKYLCKNCRASFDAFRNHFIYWSHLNYEQWNLLIQISLLGQSSKTISRFIKTTLKTAWYNRQKLMKSKQLENTQLKFKKLSGKIQIDETFIKEIHKGNFKYKTDPRRIHLDPFATNTKCCIQMAIDNNNNIYVKSTNTKRLQKQWVIENMNKELINENSIITSDMQKLYFLVAKQTNSTLCVTKTTINPEASYRNLNKISKLQSSLKEALIHYHGLGFTNIQNYLNLWKWKYQHKGLTPNQQTAVLYFNV
- the rpsP gene encoding 30S ribosomal protein S16 — encoded protein: MVKLRLKRMGKTKQPFYRIVAIDSRIKRDGEYIELIGTYDSLNDSLKINKELALKWLTVGAQPTETVRSLFAKEKIMQAFHELRQKNKPKKSSTEKKVIKKEVLAKEVKKQSQ
- a CDS encoding KH domain-containing protein, whose amino-acid sequence is MNYINTVKILISPIVKDINNIQIRMLNENDNKLEILIMTSDSDLARLIGKKGLIIDSIRRLVNVKASREQKRIKVSLEAFNE
- the rimM gene encoding ribosome maturation factor RimM (Essential for efficient processing of 16S rRNA), giving the protein MKFVKIGKVINTHALKGEVKIRCLMPKYERFFDANHDIYFYDSNNYTYEILTVVSSRSHKGDLLVKFKNYDYINDILFLKTQDLFQLSNNPHLVNDDEVENYIGLQVINVDDNSLIGEVIDYFITKAHGVFVIQTVIGEQKMLADVSQFIMNILWEQNTVYVKLINNW
- the trmD gene encoding tRNA (guanosine(37)-N1)-methyltransferase TrmD, translating into MTTIQIITLFPELFVSFINTSIIKNAVKKEKVKFNIINLRDFAIDKHQQVDAYQYGGGNGMVLMVPIVVAAINYAREQIPNSQVILLSPQGKTFKQDIASEMANSNNSLILVCGHYEGFDERIRDFVDMEISIGDYVLSAGEIASMVISDAVIRLLPGVIQEASHQNDSFTSKYLDYPVFTKPLVFNNQQVPDVLLSGHHKNIDIWRKQQAFYNTYKKRPDLIDLNQLTPQEQIWISELEKDKK
- the rplS gene encoding 50S ribosomal protein L19; the encoded protein is MNMQLDRQITEQQLRTDIPKFKSGDTVSVAVEINEGNKKRTQVFTGLVLKRQGSDISSSFTVRKLTGSTSVERTFPLHSPLINKIEVLKIGRVRRAKLYYMRDRIGKAARIKEVVSSNKKNKA
- the ylqF gene encoding ribosome biogenesis GTPase YlqF; this translates as MEKLNINWFPGHMAKAIRLMKEKLALVDLVIELRDARAINSSINPIIQELFKNKPRIIILNKKDLSDMKVNQEWMAFLKKDPLVKVVLTNLLVDQPKNEIILLINQLLKDKINHQKSRGIPNWQIKVMIIGIPNVGKSRLINNLVKRKVSNVANQPGVTRGIQWVKLAQNIHLLDTPGILWPKLDDPLVATHLSLIGAIKEQLLPFIDISYYAFNFLAKHYPHILKEHYALIIQWKQDMQAKEMDCYFLQMAKANNVLGSSEQQIIQMITNFYYAFTKGTIKNISWERPK
- a CDS encoding helix-turn-helix domain-containing protein, encoding MKFKKNNQISDKNFLRLTGIKHTTFNKMLEILKIEELKKRFRRGRTNKLSLENRILMTLEYWREYRTYFHIAKSYDISESSCYRNIKWIEDTLIKHPNFQQLTGQKSLLKDYFKDKTVIIDVTESQIQRPKKTKTALLRKKEKTHNKNTSYNWKR
- a CDS encoding transposase family protein; this encodes MKTQVIIEKDSKKIISSDFSYGKNHDFKILKDSKIKFLPETTVLVDLGYQGIQKINHNVLIPKRKSKKNPLNKEEKQNNERISKMRIVIENVFAILKKFKIISEKYRNRRKRFALRFNLIASIYNLQLLV